caaaaaatacaagattCTAATTCTAAAACATAATGGTAAACACTTAATGCTCAACAGGTAGCTAACTTCAAATACAGAGGCTCCAAAATATTCAAGTTGGAAATGCCTTTTATGCACATAACCTCAACATACTTTCAGTCATATTATGATAAAATTCTGTGATGCTAAAACATCAAATTCAGAGCCTAATTAATGACAAAGTGCTGCACAGCTCAGATAATTACTGAATACTGTACTGAAAATGCAAAGCACTCAAGAACAACACAATTGACTGTTGTAATCTTAATGGCTTTCACCTCATTGAAATTTAAGGAATAAATGAAACATTCATACATCAGAGCTCACTGTAATGATTTTTCCAATACCTGTAATGGCTTTCTTAGTGAGCCCACATTTTAAGAAAGTTGTAAAGCTATTCAGAAATCCTCCAAAAGAAATTCTATGAAATCCCCAAAACTGATGTAGGAaaaagttttagatattttacGAAAGACCTACGCAATTACAACAGAGATATAATGTCAGTAAGAAAATCATAAAAGCATTCTAATAAAATACTACAGGTACATAATCTCTCAAAGACCCAACAGGCATTCTACCAAAACTCAGGCAAACGCAGACAGCCCAGCCTTGTCTCCAAAATGCTCTGGCTACGCACCCTGTTTCATTAAGAATTCCAATCATGGTGCGCGAGAAACCACATCTTGGCTCCTCCCGATTTCCCTTCATGAAGACCATTAACGGCGCCTTGTTGATCAGTTCCTTGAGCCTGCGGGGGCAAGGGATGATAATCAAATGATAGAAAGAACACTCAAAGTTATATTACATACAATGCATGACCAGGTGAAAATATAAGCAGCAGAAAAggaacaagaggaaaaagaatgtgAAGGGCCAAGAATAAGAGAagtataaacaagaaaagaaattaagagagagagagagagagagagagagagagagagagagagagagagagagagtgtgtgtgtgtgtgtgtgtgtgtgtgtgtgtgtgtgtgtgtgtgtgtgtgtgtgtgtgtgtgtgtgtgtgtgtgcgtgtgcgtgtgcgtgtgcgtgtgcgtgtgcgtgtgcgtgcgtgtgcgtgtgtgtgtgtgtgtcagaggccAACATATATGTTTGAACTTACCTGCAATCCAGTTTCTTCTTCTTGGGCAGCATCGGCTCCAGTTCTCCCGAGGCATCCATTTCCTTGAGGATGTCCAATCCACCCACCAGCTCACCGTCAATGTACAGCTACAGAGACACAAGGCACTTTGAATTAGCCCTTCGGAATGGGTCAGCTCtagaatttaattattttctttagagaaagacaacacacacacacacacacacacacacacacacacacacacacacacacacacacacacacacacacacacacacacacacacacacacacacacacacacacacacacacacacacacacacacacacacacacacacacacacacacacacacacacacaaatatatatatatatatatatatatatatatatatatatatatatatatatatatatatatatatatatatatatatatatatatatataacctactcATTCAGACACATGCtcacaaatataataacacattcactcactcacatcatcacccactcactcactcactcacccacccacccccccacccacccactcactcactcactcactcactcactcactcactcactcactcactcacccactcacccacccactcacccacccacccactcactcacccacccacttaaaacacacaaacgcaaatgCAACTGGAGAAGCCGTGCACTCACCTGAGGATAGGTTGGCCAGTTGGAAAAGGTTTTGAGACCTTGTCGCACTTCCTCGTCCGTGAGAATGTCAAAACTGCCATAATCTGCTTCGTATTTGTTCAGGAGTTCTGTGGTTGTGCGGCTAAATCctacaaaaaagagaataataatagacaataataacaaataataataacaatataatataatttcatgatataaataacagaaaagaataaaagataaaaaagaaaaataataaaagaataaggaaggaaatgagaggaagacACAAAGGAAGACatacaagataaaaaataataataataaagaaaaaataataataatgaaggacaAAAGTACAgaaagtaacaaacaaacaaacacaaatacaaaagaaaaggtaagaaagaaCACTGAAAACATTAAATCAAATCCGTCCAAAGGCAGACACAACACACCGCATCGTGGATTATCTGGAGAGCCCTTCATGAACAGCATGCACTTGGCAGACGAGATCAGGTTCTTGAGGCGTGTGTTGAGGTCCACAGGAGGCGCACTTGGGGCAGTGGATACGAGGGACGTCTTCGCGGCCTGTAAAAGATACAATAACTCATTTTTGCATATCAGTTtcaatcaccaaggagtcaatcacTCATCTTACTTTTccataattttcaattttttttttaaatctatatcgcTATTAGtaccaataataacataataattatgtcaaaaaaaaagagaaaaaaacaaataaacaaataaaaaacttgaggaaaggggaaatcataaAAGGACACAGTTTCATACATAACCGACAAAGCATCTTGATCTACGCACAACATACTTTACCATAAAAAATCACCAATCataaataaaactgaataaacaatacaaaacaaatgtGTAAACTCAGGACACACAAACCACTTAACAGCGAACAAGGAAATTAAAACACTGACCTGCGTTTTTACTTTTGTCGTTAGATCAGCTGCTTTGGCCCCGTCTATTCTGTCAACCACTTGACCCCCTCGCAGCAATATGAAAGTGGGTACGGCTGAAACGCTGAACTTTAGACTAACTTCAGATAGGTCCTCTGCTGCTAAAAGGCCAAATGTCACATCCTGCACGAGAggaaaattaaaacttttattgGCTTAggtaaatatgcaaaaataagagaataaaaataattaaaaaaagaactgATTTTGAAGAACATACAATACACCTCAAAACAAAGTAGCACATGGGAAAAGTGAGAAACCCACACAATCATTTAGCATTATCAAAAGAACATTGCAAAATGTACAACTTTCAACATTTAGTGTAcatataaaagtagtaaaaagaaaaaaaaaatgacatataatatactaGAAAGCAGACACCCTCAGACTCTCAAAGTGGAACAAAGAAAACCTTAAACAAAACCTCTACAAAGATGTTACTTAATCCTTTGAGCATGGCATAGGATTCCATAGGCATTCCCCTGTATACATCCGAAATAACAGAATGTTGGGAATAATGGTAAAGATCCCAAATTTGACTATAAGAATGCCCCAAAAAAAGTGATTTCACATGAAAAATGTGCAAATTAATCAATTGGTTTATGTCTACTTTTGCATCCAGAGCAATTATTGTTACTCACATTTTACTAAAGTATCATTCAAAAAGTAATAATTCNNNNNNNNNNNNNNNNNNNNNNNNNNNNNNNNNNNNNNNNNNNNNNNNNNNNNNNNNNNNNNNNNNNNNNNNNNNNNNNNNNNNNNNNNNNNNNNNNNNNggatttttcaaaaatatgaaacataaaaaaaaatttaaaaatgaaaaaattgggggggtgccccctttccctttttttttgggggtttttaacttaaaaatttggggcaaaccacaaccttttaaaaacccttttcattttttttaggggaaaaatcccAATcataaaaccttttccccccaaaaatagacTTATGCTGCATTTGGAACTTCtcatataatgagatatatttaCCATTCAGTACCCCAGTTTTGATGTCCAGGAAAAGTTGTTTATCTCATCCATCTCGCCTGACTTTGCATCTGGGCAAGACAAGATGACATCACATAATAGTTGTGGGCAACCCTACTCCAAGCCAGGGGACTATTCCCCCTGGACCCCTGTAGGTTTAATacaatatgatctatatattctctagaAAGTGGACTCTGCCCCCTGGGCCCCCAtacaatttataaaatacattttatatattccctTGCCAGTGGGCACAACATACCCTCATACAGTATTATGTTATGAGTTATGTGGTCATAGTAGTGTTTATCATCCCAATGTAAAATGAGGGACTTAGAAAAAGATGGGttgatcttctctcttctctgtcatgtatctcctttattttcaatttgcacaccttttgtcatagatgaaaagggtttcATTTTATGTCAGGGTAATCATtccatgcactttttttttttttttaccgaatccTTCACTGTCATCCGATGAAAAATTTCTAAGGTTTTTGTTACTGAGAGCAATGCACCCTCCAGAGACagagtcccaaaaccagggtatcaagGGAACCCAAATCCAACCATACCTTTCCTACTTTCTATTCATTCCCTGGAATGAATAGAAAGTGCCAACTTACAGAAAACATGACGGTAAGAACTCCGGCTGTGTGAGGGTGCTGTGGCCTCTGACCAGAGATATGCGGCAGATATTTTCGTCATTTCCTGGTAAACATGAGGGCAGAGCAGCGGTACGTGTgttgtatatcattttattttttaaagcttatttgagactttattttatcttctccGTCCGTCGACCTCGGTAACAtaaactttccccctccccccccccaaaaaaaataattacttctgTCATACCTAAAGCTCTTAATTCTCTGAACCTACGCTGGCTCATTGGAATACACTTTAATAAAACTATATCAGCTCCCACATGACCCAATGACCATACGAAGTTTTGTAATAATCGATTTTAAAACAACTCGAGAAACTActagaataaacaaacaaaagaaaaaaaaaaactcgtgtcATCCTTACTGTTCTCTTCAAAAGAACTACGATACTCAgtgaaacacaacaacacacacgtttCTTACTTTTCTAAATCTTGGAAATCTTCCATGGTTTTGGGTCTTTTCACAGCATCTTGATTTGctaaaataaggagaaaggggaaatacgCAGCCACCCGGCAAAATTTTTCGACTCTGACGCCCCAGGAGACGATGCGTTTAAATGTTTACGTGAGGTTTTGCTGCGCGAATGGCAGTTTTATATCTGTTATCCCTCAGTTAGTTACATCCCTTTGTTTTACAGATAGTGCGATTTctgttatgttaattttttttcttttgaaagacagacagacacacacacacacacacacaacacacacaccacacacaacacacacacaccacacacaccacacacacacacaacacaacacacacacacaccacactaaaaaaaataaattaaaaaaataaataaccacacaacacacaccacacacacacacacacacacaccccacacacacacacccccacacacacacacacaacacacaacacacacacacaccacaccacacaacaaaatatatatatagatatataatatatatgataatatatataattaattttaaagtacaatcaccacacaaccacacacccaaaaacacacacactcacacacacacaccacacaccacacacacacacacacacacacacacacacacacaccccaccactcacacacaccacacacacactactcactcactcatcactcacactcacttatctcacacacacacacacacaccacacacaccacccacacacacacacacaccccaccaaaataataattttaaagataaaattatatatatataaatataaatatatataggggaaattattatagaaataaacaacacaaaaacgaatataaaattaaaaatttatatataaatatatatataatatatttattatatatacatataattataataattatataattaatatatatatatgtatataatataaataataaataatataatattttatatatatgtacaatgtattaatatatatataatatatattattatataaatttaaataaaaaaatactatacaaacatatatatacatatataatatatatatatataatataatatatatattatatattatatattacaatatttaaaaatatatattataatattatatatatatataaaaataaattatatataatatatataatatatattttatatatatatatatatatattttatattatatatatgtgtgtgtgtgtgtgtgtgtgtgtgtgtgtggggtgtgtgtgtgtgtgtgtgtgtgtggtgtgtgtgagtagtggtgagtgagtgaatgagtgagtgagtgagtgagtgagggtgagtgagtgagtgagtgagtgagtgacgtgagtgagggtgagtgagtggtgagtgagtggggaaagtgagtgagtgtgagtgtggtgtgtgtggtgttgtgtgtgtgttgtgtgtgtgtggtgtgtgtgtgttggttttgtgtgtgtgtgggtgtgtgtgtgtgtgttggtgtggtgagtgtggtgtgtgcatatatatgtgtatatatgtgtatatgcaagtaGCACGAAGGGAAttctacatatgtgtatatattatttttatatatattatatatatatatatttgtatatatattatatattatatatatatatatatattatatatatattaaaatatatatatatgtataatgtatgtatatgtatattatatatatatatatattatatatattatattatattttatatatatatattatatatatatatatcacacatatattatataatatatatatattatatattacacactatactttatatatatatatactatatttatatatatatatatatacatatcttactaTACTTACATaacataattacatttttatatatataaatatatatataatatatattataatatacatatacatatactatacatatacataacatatattatataatatatatatatatatataatatatatatagtatatatgtatatatttatataatatattatatagatagatagatagtagtagatatatgtgtattttatatattatatatatattataccccctattatatataaaactatatatatataatttatatatatatatattatatatatatgtatatggtgtataaatatatatattatatatattatatatatattattatatatatatatatatgtttttgggtgtgtgtgtgtggtgtgtgtgtggtggtgtgtgtggtgtgtgtgtgttgtgtgtgtggtgtgtgtggtttgtggtgtgtgtgtgtgtgtgtgtgtgtgtgtgtgtgtgtgtgtgtgtgtgtgtgtgtgtgtgtgtgtgtgtgtgtggtgtggggtgtgtgtgtgtgtgtgttgtgtgggtgtgtgtgttttttatatattatatattatatatctatatatattatatattacgtatgcatatttatatttatatacgcacccctacacatacaccatacacataaacatacacgcacacacacacacacacacacacacagtatatatgcatatgtatgtgtgtatatatatatatatatatatatatatatatatatatatatgtatgtatgtatgtatatgtatgtgtgtgtgtgtgtgtgtgtgtgtgtgtgtgtgtgtgtgtggtgtgtgtgtgtgtgtgtgtgtgtgtgtgtgtgtgtgttgcatatatatattttatatatatatatattatattatattatatattattatatatatattatatatatataatatatatatatcatatatattatcatattatatatatacatatatattaatatatatatatatataaataattatatttatatatatattttttgaaatagttATTGCACACCATGTCTATNNNNNNNNNNNNNNNNNNNNNNNNNNNNNNNNNNNNNNNNNNNNNNNNNNNNNNNNNNNNNNNNNNNNNNNNNNNNNNNNNNNNNNNNNNNNNNNNNNNNTTACCAGTCTAATACTGCAAATGTCAGAACACCTCCTCCAAAGCATTAATCATTAAGAATGATTCAGCAGGACATTAAACTTTTCCAAAGCTGCTGTTTTCTGTTCAAAGTTTTTTGTTACATCACATTTAAGTTCCTTTATAAACACACTTCTTGCAACTTGCAACAAACTTGCCATTTCTCTCTGCATACCCTCTCAAAACCTGAGTTCAGAAGTTGTATTTTGCCGttttatcaaaaaacaaaacatataaaaaaaaaaattccatttcattcatcacttattttatcaataattttcttGAATTTTTCTGTCTTataaattacactttttttttttttacttatccgctcattttttctctttaccaTATTTTCTCTAAAACACATAACTTACGTTATTCCTTTTTGacaaatttctattttattaatttgatcTTTTTATGGAAtttcctttcatcatcattttcttttattgcctACACTTATACACCATCAAACACTTACTATATATTCTACAGGACCATTTTGTCATTTCTTTACTCCCACAAGTAACCTCAAGCAACCACTCGTTCCTGTGAACGTCTCATGAAATTATCATGTTGCTGTCATGCTTTCTGCCTAGTCCTCtctccacaacccccccacccccccccccacacacaaacaaaaatcaagtACATGTTCCTGACAATTTTCAAAGAGTCAgcctaattactatcattatccttatttacttttaaaatccctgtacgtgtgtgtgtttttgtgcatgtcaCATAATACACAATTACACTCACAACAAacatgcacagatacacatacatacatatcacatacatgACATACCTTTGTGCAAAGTTCTCAGCTGTTCACATATCTAAGAATTTTGAAATTCTAATGAAGTTCAATATaatcacaaaataaagaaatgtaagaACGGATGGAAGGATAATTAATTTATCTCTTATTTCATGTGGTAAAACTCAGGTATTACACCATTACTTTTCCTGAGATCACGAATGAATAACGAAGTCGGTTTCTAAAAAGAGAAATGGTAATAAGTGAGATCCGATCTGCCCTAGAAAACTTGGATTCAAAACtgtgagtgtatgcatatgtatgttatgtaagtatgcatgtaaatGACTTGACCTTTCTTACATCATTACTTGTAAGAAAAAACATGTTCATTCTCTATAATTGTAATATTTCATCCTGACCTCACTTCACATTCCACCAATGCATCTTTATCTAATCTTTTAGTATAGGGTTGGCTGGTTTAGTCGTGCTTCAGCAAACATATGCACACCACAGTTGAGGGGGATTGCATCACTGGCCTCTGGGAGGATTCAGTCATCATACTTAAttaaagagatgaaagagggaagaggatgaaaaaagaaaaggtaacaaCTGGACAACAAAACCTTTCCTCTGTTTGGTTGGACATGGCACCACAACACCTAAAGACCTTCCTGCTTGTGCATTACATCTAGCGCCACTCCTTTTGACACAGACGGAGATACTTGGTCAGCTCAGACCACAGGTGAAAAAAATGAGGCCTGTGAAAATCAGCCCAATCCAGCTAGCCCTGTTAGAAATTCTAGGACTAGAAATTTAGgtcaataatagaaaaatagacaatAAACTTTCCAGAAGCTTATTATctgttttcacacaaaaaaaaaaaaggtgattccAAATTAGCCAGCTGGAAACAAATGGCCCTGAATATATCTGTGCCCAAGAAGTTTTGCATTCTTTTCACCTAGGCTGAACCTTATTAGACTACAACCTCTTCCTCAGGTGACCTCAGCAGCACCTTTGCTCATGACAAGAATTGTTACTTCTTAGCACTGGAAGAACTCGACTCAATGCCAAACAATAAACGATACACTCCCACATCTCATTAAATGATACCATTTGATTTGCATAACACCTGCCACCTGCTTCACTCTGTCAAGGCCTCCTGGACCTCCCGCACTAAGAGAACTCGATTCAGCATTTTGGAAATGTTCGCTGCCTGTACAGACTGTGTTGAGAACCAGACGGGTGAGTTTGGTATACACGATCTCTCAGGATACACGTAGTAGATATTTCGCTGGTTACGCACACTCTCTGGGCTGTGGGTGGAGTTAAATAGAATTGTAAAATAGAGATTAGataacatagtataatatatatatatataataatatatatagtagatatatatatataaatgtatgagtaagataaatataagtatgtatatatatgatagtatgagatatatatatttagatatatgagatatgatatatatataatattatagatataatgatatagaatatgatagatatatatatatatatgtattagagatagagatagatatagaatagatataatataatagtagataatgagatattatatatatatagatactatatatatatagtaatagaatatatatatatatatatgtatatatatatatataatatatagtataataagtataatatgtataatatatagatgtatatatatatagtagtatatatagtatatagatatatatattatatattatatatatatatatatataatatatattattattttaaaatttatatatatgatattatatatatatatatatatatgtattttatatatagatatatatatatatatgggatatatataatatataatatatatatatatataatatgtatatatattttatatattattatataaataatgtaatatatatatatatattatatatgaataatgtatatatatatatagtatatatatatatatattatatattttatatatgtattatatatatatatatattattaaatatataatatataattatacatatatatatatattttatatatatatatatatatatatatatatatatatatatatatataattatatatatatatatacatacatataatatatatatatatatacacaatatattatatatatataaaattatatatatatatatatatatatatatatatatatatatatgtatatgttattatatacatatatatgtatatgtatatataaaacatatatatgtatatgttatatatacattatatatataatatatatatatattatatattatatatattatatatatatatatgacaacacacacacacacacacacacacacacacacacacacacacaaaacccacacacacacgcacgcacgcacgcacgcacgcacgccacgcacgcacgcacgcacacacacacacacatatatatatatatatatataatatatatatatatatatatagatatatatatatatatatatatatatatatatgtatatatatgtgtatatatgtatatatatgtatatatatgtatatatagtatatatgtatatatatatatatatatatatatatatatgtatatatatatatgtatatatgtatatatatatatatatatatatatatatatatatatatatatatatatatatatatatatatatatatatatgtcttttaagATATAAGTATCAATCATTAAGAAtttatatttcatgatttttttttcattattttaatttttaagagcGAAAAATCTTGCCACCTAAACATACCATTTCGACAAATAGAATTCGTAAAGCTTCACTGGGCATCTTAGAGGGTCGTCCCGATTCTCGTGCATTTCATAATTTGGCGTGGGTTTTGActctaaaacgaaagaaaaatgctcTGTTATTACAGGATTAGTAATTACGATAACTATACTTCTTACAactactgataatgacaataaataataaaatcatcaataataatatctgcaacaacaataaaaagaccCATTAcataatcaacaataaaaaaaattatattaaaaaagttcttaataatgataacaatggtgataatggtgataataattaaataaataaataaataaataaataataattacaataacaatattaataatatcacaaaataataataacaataataataatcattattataatagtaatagtaatagtaataataataataatattaataataaaaaatcaataaagacaataatcactataataaccacaacattcataataacaacagttattcttataatgataataataataactataccaaCAATGCTGCTGGGAATGGCAGGCGCATACATGACACATCCACTGTGATTTAACTTTATTGTTTTAACACaagatggctccacttgtactaagtcaccaatgagccattATGAGTACTGCTTGTCTCatccatttacccttttccttgatttacaaaaatattttacgctatcttattttgctgttcctAATGCTTAtaacgggggccgcggtggccgaatggatagagcgtcggactcaagactgtcacaacggcaatctgagttcgagagtttgagtcaccggccggcgcggtgtttccctcgggcaaggaacttcacctcgattgcctgcctagccactgggtggccaagccagctcaagtcagtgccgggtaaatagagatggtgactcgataaaaacaccgggcggaaggcaatggcaaaccaccgctctaaattgctaagaaaaaatcatggaagccc
The Penaeus monodon isolate SGIC_2016 chromosome 18, NSTDA_Pmon_1, whole genome shotgun sequence genome window above contains:
- the LOC119584530 gene encoding glutaredoxin-3-like (The sequence of the model RefSeq protein was modified relative to this genomic sequence to represent the inferred CDS: added 153 bases not found in genome assembly), with product MSVKKIQTMEDFQDLEKSNTLSVLHFMADWAPQCEQMNDVIKELCKLPEIKDVTFGLLAAEDLSEVSLKFSVSAVPTFILLRGGQVVDRIDGAKAADLTTKVKTQAAKTSLVSTAPSAPPVDLNTRLKNLISSAKCMLFMKGSPDNPRCGFSRTTTELLNKYEADYGSFDILTDEEVRQGLKTFSNWPTYPQLYIDGELVGGLDILKEMDASGELEPMLPKKKKLDCRLKELINKAPLMVFMKGNREEPRCGFSRTMIGILNETGLSYETFDILTDEEVRQGLKTYSNWPTYPQVYVKGDLIGGLDIVKELQSSGELMGALKGE